The following are encoded together in the Oceanobacillus zhaokaii genome:
- the argH gene encoding argininosuccinate lyase — MKLWGGRFTKPTNQLVDEYTASIYFDKKLASFDIQGSIAHVEMLKACGIIPEADADTIAAGLQTVAKKIEDGTAVLTAENEDIHMNVEKLLIEEIGAVGGKLHTGRSRNDQVALDMRLYLREAIIEITELIVGVQESLLNQAKANLDTVMPGYTHLQRAQPVLFGHHMMAYVFMFQRDVERLMDSFKRVNKSPLGAGALAGTTFPIDRHLVADKLGFTGISENSLDAVSDRDFVVEFLANASLISTHLSRLCEEIVQWSSAEFNFVELDDAFSTGSSMMPQKKNPDVAELVRGKTGRVYGHLMGMLTTLKGLPLAYNKDMQEDKEGMFDTVETLRGALALFAPMIETIQVKKEKMDAAVREDFSNATDLADYLVGKGMPFRESHAVVGQVVLACINDNKYLLDMSLEEFQSFSNLIESDIFNVLHPETVVNARDVAGGTAKNRVEEQITTAVAAMKESNNWIQLQVKTIRVLSE; from the coding sequence GTGAAGCTATGGGGAGGAAGGTTTACGAAACCAACGAATCAACTAGTTGATGAATATACAGCATCCATCTATTTTGATAAGAAATTAGCGAGTTTTGATATTCAGGGAAGTATTGCACATGTAGAGATGCTGAAGGCTTGTGGCATTATACCTGAAGCAGATGCAGATACAATTGCTGCGGGATTACAAACAGTGGCTAAGAAAATAGAAGATGGAACAGCAGTATTAACAGCTGAGAATGAAGACATTCATATGAATGTGGAGAAGCTATTGATTGAAGAAATCGGTGCTGTTGGTGGAAAACTGCACACAGGCAGAAGCAGAAATGACCAAGTAGCTTTGGATATGCGACTGTATTTACGTGAAGCAATTATTGAGATTACTGAATTGATTGTCGGTGTCCAGGAATCCTTATTAAATCAAGCGAAAGCAAATCTAGACACGGTCATGCCTGGTTATACCCATTTGCAGCGAGCACAACCAGTACTATTCGGTCACCATATGATGGCATATGTCTTTATGTTTCAGCGTGATGTAGAAAGACTGATGGATAGCTTTAAGCGCGTAAATAAATCCCCGCTTGGTGCAGGTGCTTTGGCGGGGACGACTTTCCCAATCGATAGGCATCTTGTTGCTGATAAACTAGGCTTTACAGGTATAAGTGAAAACAGTTTAGATGCAGTGAGTGACCGTGATTTCGTTGTTGAGTTTTTAGCAAATGCATCCTTGATTTCTACACATTTATCAAGATTATGCGAAGAAATTGTTCAATGGTCAAGTGCAGAATTCAATTTCGTTGAACTGGATGATGCATTCTCAACGGGCAGCAGTATGATGCCGCAAAAGAAAAACCCGGATGTTGCAGAGCTTGTCCGAGGAAAGACAGGGCGTGTTTATGGCCATTTAATGGGAATGCTAACGACTTTGAAAGGCTTGCCGCTAGCATACAATAAAGACATGCAAGAGGACAAAGAGGGTATGTTTGATACAGTCGAAACGTTAAGAGGTGCATTGGCACTATTTGCGCCGATGATTGAGACGATACAAGTGAAAAAAGAAAAGATGGATGCCGCAGTACGTGAGGATTTCTCAAACGCAACTGATCTAGCAGATTATTTAGTTGGGAAAGGGATGCCATTCCGTGAATCCCATGCAGTAGTTGGTCAGGTAGTGCTAGCTTGTATTAATGATAATAAATATTTACTAGATATGTCACTAGAAGAATTCCAGTCGTTCTCCAATTTAATTGAGTCCGATATTTTTAATGTATTGCATCCAGAGACTGTCGTTAATGCGCGTGATGTTGCTGGTGGAACAGCAAAAAATCGAGTAGAGGAACAAATAACGACGGCAGTAGCAGCCATGAAAGAGAGTAATAACTGGATTCAATTGCAAGTGAAAACAATCCGTGTTTTATCAGAATAA
- the pstC gene encoding phosphate ABC transporter permease subunit PstC produces the protein MATNGDLNKKNAVDVSEMIAINKQKKSFSNYFEKAIPAILFIIAFISVLTTIGIVLTLISEAIEFFKIVPIWEFFTGTVLKPLSQNPEFGVLPLINGTIISTIIAMLVAGPIGLMSAIYLSEYASDRVRRVIKPLLEVLAGIPTIVYGFFAFTFVTPLIRSIFPAVEATNILSPGLVMGVMIIPMIASLSEDAMTSVPNAMREGSLAMGATKLETTIKVVLPAALSGIIASFVLGISRAIGETMIVTIASGSSKNFTFDITQSMQTMTAYIVEVSGGEAAAGTTIYYSLYAVALTLFVFTLIMNLLARYVSRKFREEY, from the coding sequence ATGGCAACAAACGGCGATTTAAATAAGAAAAATGCTGTTGACGTCAGTGAAATGATCGCAATAAATAAGCAAAAGAAAAGTTTCTCTAATTATTTTGAGAAAGCTATTCCAGCAATTTTATTTATTATTGCATTCATTTCAGTTCTTACGACAATAGGAATTGTTCTCACATTAATTAGTGAAGCAATAGAATTCTTTAAAATAGTTCCAATCTGGGAATTCTTTACTGGAACGGTATTGAAGCCCTTAAGTCAGAACCCTGAATTCGGAGTTCTGCCATTAATAAATGGTACTATTATATCAACTATTATTGCGATGCTTGTAGCTGGTCCAATTGGGCTAATGTCTGCAATTTATTTAAGTGAATATGCATCGGATAGGGTTAGAAGAGTAATCAAACCACTATTAGAAGTACTTGCAGGGATACCGACAATTGTGTACGGTTTTTTCGCATTCACCTTTGTAACACCTCTAATACGATCCATATTTCCTGCTGTCGAAGCTACGAATATACTCAGTCCTGGTCTAGTTATGGGTGTAATGATCATCCCAATGATTGCATCATTATCTGAAGATGCGATGACATCCGTTCCGAATGCAATGCGCGAAGGATCACTCGCTATGGGAGCAACTAAACTTGAAACTACAATTAAAGTAGTATTACCTGCAGCATTATCAGGAATTATTGCATCATTTGTTCTCGGTATTTCGCGTGCTATTGGTGAAACAATGATTGTTACGATTGCAAGTGGTAGTTCCAAAAACTTTACATTTGACATTACACAATCTATGCAGACGATGACTGCGTATATTGTTGAAGTTTCTGGTGGGGAAGCAGCTGCTGGGACGACAATATACTATAGCTTATATGCTGTTGCACTAACACTATTTGTATTTACACTTATTATGAATTTACTTGCAAGATATGTCTCTCGTAAATTTAGGGAGGAATATTAA
- a CDS encoding SDR family oxidoreductase produces MKILLIGANGQIGKHLVQLLQESDEHSLKAMVRREEQAEALKESGVEAVVANLEGSVEELAGAIEGSDAIIFSAGSGGNTGADKTLLVDLDGAVKSIEAAEQIGAKRFVMVSAINANNRDAWADSPIKPYMAAKHYADKALIASDLNYTIVRPGGLLNEPGTGKVTVAENLTRGSVPREDVARTIIASLNEEKTYRQSFDLISGDILIADALKNL; encoded by the coding sequence ATGAAGATACTATTAATCGGAGCAAACGGGCAAATTGGTAAACATTTAGTTCAACTATTACAAGAAAGTGATGAACACTCGCTTAAAGCAATGGTGCGGAGAGAGGAACAAGCTGAGGCATTAAAAGAATCAGGCGTGGAGGCAGTTGTTGCTAATTTAGAAGGTTCGGTTGAGGAACTGGCAGGTGCGATAGAGGGCAGTGATGCCATAATCTTCTCGGCTGGTTCTGGCGGAAATACAGGAGCAGACAAAACGTTATTAGTCGATTTAGATGGGGCAGTTAAATCGATAGAAGCTGCAGAACAGATTGGTGCAAAACGTTTTGTGATGGTGAGTGCTATTAATGCTAACAATCGCGATGCTTGGGCAGACAGTCCAATTAAGCCTTATATGGCTGCGAAGCACTATGCGGATAAGGCACTTATAGCGAGTGATTTAAATTATACTATTGTTCGCCCTGGTGGATTACTAAATGAACCAGGCACAGGAAAGGTAACTGTGGCAGAAAATCTTACACGAGGTTCAGTGCCACGTGAAGATGTTGCGAGAACAATTATTGCCTCTTTAAATGAGGAAAAGACATATCGCCAGTCATTTGATCTTATTTCTGGAGATATTCTTATTGCAGATGCATTAAAAAATCTATAA
- a CDS encoding cation-translocating P-type ATPase: protein MDYYRQSKEDVLKSINASEEGLTSEEAKKRLEKDGFNEIKDSEKVPTWRLFLETFKDPMVIVLLVASGVQLILGEVVESLIIFLVLILNSVISVVQTKKAESSLDALRDMSAPEAKIIRNGTTQTVTARELVQGDLVLLEAGDSVPADGRIIESGSLKVNEGMLTGESEAVEKHSDTISNEAALGDRLNMVFSSSLVVYGRGSFVVTGTAEKTEIGKIANMLSTAESKQTPLQRKLDVFSKQLGIGILLLCILIFAVQAARIWLGNSTVDTTTAILEALMFAVAVAVAAIPEALSSIVTIVLSVGTNKMAKQNAIIRKLPAVETLGSASVIATDKTGTLTQNKMTVTDYFIPGDDNEKLDTNPEKWSKQEQLLVNIAVLCNDSYINEDGQEIGDPTEVALINFANNNNKDYNEIRNSYSRISELPFDSDRKLMSTIHMLDDTKTMITKGGPDVMFGRASHVLQFGKEVPISKELLSQFEQANENFSNQALRVLAYGYKRLPEEKTKIDEKDENNLVLVGLTAMIDPPREAVYGSIEEAKKAGIKTVMITGDHKTTAQAIGRDIGLMGEHDIALTGQELDAMSDAELDEKLEQISVYARVSPENKIRIVRAWQKKDKVTAMTGDGVNDAPALKQADIGVAMGSGTDVAKDSASMILTDDNFVSIVNAVGVGRTVYDNIKKAIGYLFAGNLGAIIAIIYAVIFSLPNPFTALQLLFINLVNDSLPAIALGMEKSEPNIMKKKPRDPDEGLFAGGTLKAVVSRGVLIGIAVIISFYIGLEQSTEMGIAMAFTTLILSRTLQTIVARSNTQTAFGAGFFRNKYVIGAVLLGFVLYAITILPFARDIFSIPAAFGFNEWLIATGLAIGAVILMDIVKITLYRLSKNK, encoded by the coding sequence GTGGATTATTATCGCCAAAGTAAAGAAGATGTTCTAAAATCAATTAATGCTTCAGAAGAAGGTCTTACATCTGAAGAGGCAAAGAAAAGACTAGAGAAAGATGGTTTTAATGAGATTAAAGATTCGGAGAAGGTTCCTACGTGGAGACTTTTTCTTGAAACCTTCAAAGATCCAATGGTTATCGTTCTTTTAGTTGCATCCGGGGTTCAGTTAATTCTTGGGGAAGTAGTAGAATCATTAATTATCTTCCTTGTACTCATACTCAATTCAGTGATTAGTGTAGTACAAACGAAAAAAGCAGAAAGTTCACTTGATGCCCTTCGAGATATGTCGGCACCAGAAGCGAAAATCATTCGGAACGGCACGACACAAACGGTTACGGCAAGGGAGCTTGTTCAAGGCGACCTTGTCTTGCTGGAAGCCGGTGATAGCGTTCCAGCGGATGGTAGAATTATCGAAAGTGGTTCTTTGAAAGTTAACGAGGGAATGCTGACTGGTGAATCAGAAGCGGTTGAAAAGCATAGTGACACTATTTCAAATGAAGCAGCTTTAGGTGACAGGCTTAATATGGTATTTAGTAGTTCACTTGTTGTCTATGGCCGTGGATCATTTGTTGTTACAGGGACAGCAGAGAAAACAGAAATTGGTAAAATTGCAAATATGCTTTCAACAGCTGAATCTAAACAAACACCATTGCAACGTAAATTAGATGTATTTAGTAAACAGCTTGGCATTGGTATTCTTCTTCTCTGTATTTTGATTTTCGCTGTTCAAGCGGCTCGTATTTGGTTAGGTAACAGTACGGTTGATACAACTACAGCTATTTTAGAGGCTTTGATGTTTGCGGTAGCCGTTGCAGTAGCAGCGATTCCAGAGGCGCTTTCATCGATTGTTACAATTGTACTTTCAGTTGGAACGAATAAAATGGCAAAGCAAAATGCGATTATCCGTAAACTTCCAGCGGTAGAAACATTAGGTTCTGCGAGTGTTATTGCAACAGATAAAACGGGAACATTGACTCAAAATAAAATGACCGTCACGGATTATTTTATTCCAGGAGATGATAATGAGAAATTAGATACGAATCCAGAAAAGTGGAGTAAGCAGGAACAGCTGTTAGTAAATATTGCTGTACTTTGCAATGATTCCTATATTAATGAAGATGGACAGGAAATTGGTGACCCTACCGAGGTCGCACTGATAAACTTCGCAAACAATAACAATAAAGATTACAATGAGATTCGCAATTCCTATTCGCGAATTTCTGAGCTGCCATTTGATTCTGATCGAAAGCTTATGTCGACGATACATATGCTTGATGATACAAAAACAATGATTACAAAAGGTGGACCAGATGTAATGTTTGGCCGTGCGAGCCATGTCCTTCAGTTTGGAAAAGAAGTGCCGATATCGAAGGAGCTGTTAAGTCAGTTTGAACAAGCGAATGAAAATTTCTCAAATCAAGCATTACGTGTTCTAGCCTATGGCTATAAACGTTTACCAGAAGAAAAAACGAAGATTGATGAAAAAGATGAAAATAACCTTGTATTAGTAGGACTTACTGCAATGATTGATCCGCCTCGAGAAGCAGTGTACGGCTCAATCGAGGAAGCGAAGAAAGCTGGAATTAAAACAGTCATGATAACTGGTGACCATAAGACAACTGCTCAGGCTATCGGTCGGGACATTGGATTGATGGGTGAACATGATATTGCACTTACTGGTCAGGAATTGGATGCTATGTCAGATGCTGAGCTTGATGAAAAATTAGAGCAGATCTCTGTTTATGCTCGAGTTTCTCCAGAGAATAAAATTAGAATTGTTCGTGCGTGGCAGAAGAAGGATAAAGTAACTGCAATGACTGGTGATGGAGTGAATGATGCGCCAGCCCTGAAACAGGCCGATATCGGAGTAGCAATGGGAAGTGGAACAGATGTTGCAAAGGATTCGGCATCTATGATTTTAACGGATGATAATTTCGTTTCAATTGTAAATGCGGTAGGTGTTGGAAGAACGGTTTATGATAATATCAAAAAGGCGATTGGATATTTGTTTGCAGGAAATTTAGGTGCCATTATTGCAATTATTTACGCAGTAATTTTTAGCCTGCCAAATCCATTTACTGCGCTGCAATTACTATTTATCAACCTCGTAAATGATTCGCTCCCAGCAATTGCTTTGGGAATGGAAAAATCAGAGCCAAACATTATGAAGAAGAAACCACGTGATCCAGATGAAGGATTATTTGCTGGTGGAACATTAAAAGCGGTTGTATCAAGAGGAGTATTAATTGGGATAGCGGTTATTATCTCCTTCTATATTGGTTTAGAACAATCAACGGAAATGGGGATTGCAATGGCGTTTACGACATTAATCCTTTCGCGAACTCTACAGACAATTGTTGCACGATCGAATACACAAACTGCATTTGGTGCAGGATTCTTTCGTAATAAATATGTTATTGGTGCGGTATTATTAGGTTTCGTACTATACGCAATTACCATTCTACCGTTTGCGCGTGACATCTTCTCAATTCCTGCAGCATTTGGCTTTAATGAGTGGCTGATTGCAACTGGATTGGCAATTGGAGCTGTAATATTGATGGATATTGTGAAAATAACACTGTATCGTTTAAGTAAAAATAAATAA
- a CDS encoding argininosuccinate synthase, which produces MGKEKIVLAYSGGLDTSVAINWLQEKYNYDVIAVALDVGEGKDLDFVQKKALDVGAIKSYVIDAKSLYANEYVLPALQANLLYEGKYPLISALSRPLISKILVDIAEKEGAAAVAHGCTGKGNDQVRFDVAFTALNPDLQIVAPVREWAMSREEEIEYAKEHNIPIPIDLDNPFSIDQNLWGRSNECGILEDPWAEAPKEAFELTVDPVDAPNEPQIIQLTFEQGKPVSIDGKALPLDELILELNEIAGKHGVGRIDHVENRLVGIKSREIYEAPAALTLIAAHQELEALTLPRELAEFKPIIEQKFAQTVYNGLWFSALTDSLKAFIEQTQGYVSGTVKVKLYKGSAQVVGRESANSLYDFDLATYNKEDAFDHEAALGFIKLWGLPTKVHSAVNGTHVKKDNSIDKVNLGVKEAVKK; this is translated from the coding sequence ATGGGTAAAGAAAAGATCGTTCTAGCTTATTCTGGTGGATTAGATACTTCTGTGGCAATTAATTGGTTACAGGAAAAATATAATTATGATGTTATTGCTGTTGCACTTGATGTTGGAGAAGGCAAGGATCTGGACTTCGTACAAAAGAAAGCGCTAGATGTTGGTGCAATTAAGTCTTATGTCATTGATGCAAAATCACTCTATGCAAATGAATATGTGTTACCTGCACTTCAAGCGAATCTTTTATATGAAGGAAAGTACCCGTTAATCTCTGCCTTATCACGTCCGTTAATCTCGAAGATTTTGGTAGACATTGCTGAGAAAGAAGGAGCAGCAGCTGTTGCTCATGGTTGTACCGGAAAAGGAAATGATCAAGTAAGATTTGATGTTGCTTTTACTGCATTAAATCCAGATCTGCAAATCGTTGCACCTGTTCGTGAATGGGCAATGTCTAGAGAAGAAGAAATCGAATATGCAAAAGAACATAATATTCCAATTCCAATTGATTTAGATAATCCGTTTAGTATTGACCAGAACTTATGGGGACGCAGCAATGAATGCGGGATACTTGAGGATCCATGGGCAGAGGCTCCTAAGGAAGCATTTGAATTAACAGTTGATCCAGTTGACGCTCCGAATGAACCGCAAATCATTCAACTAACTTTTGAACAAGGGAAGCCAGTTTCTATTGATGGAAAAGCACTTCCACTAGATGAACTTATCTTAGAATTAAATGAAATTGCTGGCAAACATGGAGTTGGAAGAATTGATCATGTGGAAAACCGGTTAGTAGGGATTAAATCACGTGAAATTTATGAGGCGCCAGCAGCATTGACATTAATTGCTGCACATCAAGAGCTGGAGGCACTGACATTACCGAGAGAACTAGCCGAATTTAAACCAATCATTGAGCAAAAATTTGCGCAAACCGTTTATAATGGCCTTTGGTTCTCAGCGTTAACCGATTCACTGAAAGCATTTATTGAGCAAACTCAGGGCTATGTGTCTGGTACGGTAAAAGTAAAATTATATAAAGGAAGCGCCCAAGTAGTTGGTCGTGAATCAGCAAACTCACTATATGACTTTGACCTTGCAACTTATAATAAAGAAGATGCATTTGATCATGAGGCTGCATTAGGCTTTATTAAATTATGGGGATTACCAACGAAGGTACATTCTGCTGTTAATGGTACACACGTAAAGAAAGATAATTCCATTGACAAAGTTAATCTTGGAGTAAAGGAAGCTGTTAAGAAGTGA
- a CDS encoding peptide ABC transporter substrate-binding protein, producing the protein MRVRNWMLLLVFGLLLSVVVACSGGDTEDAPEAEGAGDDSAAENGEQVLNLTNPEAIPSMDPSLATDESSFVYLAATMEGLYRLDENAAPVDGMATDHEVSEDGLTWTFTLREDGKWANGDPVTAHDFVYAWQRAVNPDTGSEYGPYMMNDVIKNATAVSSGELPVEELGVKADGDFTLVVELENPTAYFETLTSFGTFLPLNQKFVEEQGDRFATSSETVLGNGPFTIENWESTSNSWELVKSEEYWDAETVQLDKLTFEVIKEPQTAVDLYETGKVDRVDLTSDLVDQYASHEDYAVAADTFVYFIKFNQTTTEALANENIRAAISRAFDKQALVDEILNNGSFVANGLIPADFTPLPDGGDDFRAVNGDLMTYDTEAAAEFWDKGLAELGTDAVELELLVDDDQTTKVMTEYIANQLQKNLPGLTIKLKQVPKEQRLDLDTNMDYELQISRWGPDFLDPFTYMNLWTTDSGNNNMGYSNAEYDELVKATASTLATDNAARYENFLKAEKILFEDAGIAPIYQSSRAQLVSPKVEGVFINPFGAPYEYKWASVGSAE; encoded by the coding sequence ATGAGAGTAAGAAATTGGATGCTTCTACTTGTATTTGGTTTATTGCTAAGTGTAGTAGTAGCATGTTCTGGCGGAGATACAGAGGACGCACCAGAGGCTGAAGGAGCAGGAGATGATTCTGCTGCAGAAAACGGGGAACAAGTACTTAATCTAACAAATCCAGAGGCGATTCCATCCATGGATCCATCGCTTGCAACAGATGAATCTTCATTCGTCTATTTAGCAGCGACAATGGAAGGATTATATCGATTAGATGAGAATGCAGCACCTGTAGATGGCATGGCGACAGACCATGAAGTAAGTGAAGACGGGTTAACATGGACATTTACACTACGTGAAGATGGCAAATGGGCAAACGGAGATCCTGTAACGGCACATGACTTCGTATATGCATGGCAACGTGCAGTAAACCCAGATACCGGTTCTGAATATGGTCCATATATGATGAATGATGTAATTAAAAATGCTACAGCAGTAAGCAGTGGAGAACTTCCAGTTGAAGAATTAGGGGTAAAAGCAGATGGCGATTTCACATTGGTAGTTGAACTAGAAAATCCTACTGCATACTTCGAAACACTAACATCGTTTGGTACGTTCCTGCCGTTAAATCAGAAGTTTGTTGAAGAGCAAGGAGATCGTTTTGCTACGAGTTCCGAAACGGTACTAGGAAATGGTCCATTTACAATTGAAAACTGGGAAAGTACAAGTAATTCTTGGGAACTTGTGAAAAGTGAAGAATATTGGGATGCTGAAACAGTCCAATTGGACAAGCTTACATTTGAAGTGATTAAAGAACCACAAACTGCTGTTGATTTATACGAAACAGGTAAAGTTGACCGTGTGGATTTAACATCGGATCTAGTTGACCAGTATGCATCACATGAAGATTATGCTGTAGCAGCAGATACATTTGTTTACTTTATTAAGTTCAACCAAACAACAACAGAAGCACTTGCAAATGAAAATATTCGAGCTGCTATTAGTAGAGCATTCGATAAACAAGCATTAGTTGATGAAATTCTTAATAATGGTTCATTCGTTGCAAATGGTTTAATTCCAGCTGACTTCACACCACTGCCAGATGGTGGCGATGATTTCAGAGCTGTTAATGGAGACCTAATGACATATGATACAGAAGCAGCAGCAGAATTCTGGGATAAGGGCTTAGCAGAGCTTGGAACAGATGCAGTGGAGCTTGAATTATTAGTTGATGATGATCAAACAACAAAAGTAATGACAGAGTACATTGCGAATCAATTACAAAAGAATTTACCAGGATTAACAATTAAATTAAAACAAGTACCAAAAGAACAACGACTTGATTTGGATACAAACATGGATTATGAATTACAAATTTCTAGATGGGGTCCAGATTTCCTTGATCCATTTACTTACATGAATCTTTGGACAACAGATAGTGGTAACAATAACATGGGCTACTCAAATGCAGAGTATGATGAATTAGTGAAGGCAACAGCTTCAACGCTTGCAACAGATAATGCTGCACGCTATGAGAACTTCCTGAAAGCGGAGAAGATTTTATTTGAAGATGCTGGAATCGCACCAATCTATCAAAGCTCACGTGCACAGTTAGTTTCACCAAAAGTAGAAGGTGTTTTCATCAACCCATTCGGAGCACCATATGAATACAAATGGGCAAGTGTAGGCTCAGCAGAATAG
- the pstB gene encoding phosphate ABC transporter ATP-binding protein PstB → MSSSSENQKSTIKLKVDNVAADTTNVERNIVYDTKDLNLWYSDTHALRDINLSIYEKEVTAIIGPSGCGKSTYIKTLNRMVELVPGVRTTGTITYQSKNILDKSFKVEDLRTRVGMVFQKPNPFPKSIYDNITYGPKIHGIRNKKILDEVVERSLRGAYIWDEVKDRLNENAYGLSGGQQQRLCIARCLAVQPDVILMDEPTSALDPKSTLRIEELIQELKKDYSIIIVTHNMQQAARISDRTAFFLDGKVVEYDNTNNIFTNPSDSRTEDYISGRFG, encoded by the coding sequence ATGAGTTCTTCATCAGAAAATCAGAAATCAACCATAAAGCTAAAAGTTGATAACGTTGCAGCAGACACAACGAATGTTGAACGCAACATTGTTTACGATACGAAAGATTTAAACCTATGGTACTCGGATACACATGCATTGAGAGATATTAATTTATCCATTTATGAGAAGGAAGTTACTGCAATAATTGGACCATCTGGATGTGGTAAATCAACATATATCAAAACGCTAAATCGTATGGTAGAGCTTGTTCCAGGAGTACGTACAACAGGAACAATCACATATCAATCGAAGAATATTTTAGATAAGTCATTTAAAGTAGAGGATTTGAGAACAAGAGTTGGAATGGTATTCCAAAAACCAAATCCATTTCCTAAATCTATCTATGACAATATTACTTACGGTCCAAAGATTCATGGTATCCGTAATAAGAAAATATTAGATGAAGTGGTAGAGAGAAGTCTGCGTGGTGCTTATATTTGGGATGAAGTAAAAGATCGATTAAACGAAAATGCTTATGGACTTTCAGGTGGACAACAGCAACGTCTATGTATCGCTCGTTGCTTAGCTGTTCAGCCGGATGTTATCCTTATGGATGAACCTACTTCTGCACTTGATCCTAAATCGACACTTCGGATTGAAGAATTAATTCAAGAATTGAAGAAAGATTATTCAATCATTATTGTTACACATAATATGCAACAAGCAGCACGTATTTCTGATAGAACTGCTTTCTTCCTTGATGGAAAAGTTGTTGAATACGATAATACTAATAATATTTTTACAAATCCATCTGATTCACGAACGGAAGATTATATTTCAGGTCGATTTGGATAA